One genomic window of Chitinophagaceae bacterium includes the following:
- a CDS encoding histidine kinase, which yields MTLHMVVIHGLGFSWQLSMLDSGVMNLLLLSGCLLVSNNLKYYLPQKDRFWYILLWSIGLSVAWMFVGRWIMIHLIKDDAYLTFLDASIIIRTAISFLMIGCMAIVSVLWYTLQEQNENEQRKADAIRLSRDAELFNLRQQLQPHFLFNSLNSINALIGSRPGEARKMIQQLADFLRGTLKKEEQQWIMLADELTHLQLYLDIEKVRFGHRLMTEILSDEESNQLRLPSLLLQPIVENAIKFGLYDTTGAITISIRARKENMELIVTVQNPYDPQTSSAATGTGFGLKSVQRRLYLLFARNDLLITVTEDQLFTTIIKIPQQYD from the coding sequence ATGACGTTGCATATGGTAGTGATTCATGGATTGGGATTTTCCTGGCAGCTCTCCATGCTTGACAGCGGCGTCATGAACCTCCTTCTGTTATCTGGCTGCTTATTAGTGAGTAATAATCTTAAATATTACCTGCCTCAGAAGGACAGATTCTGGTACATACTTTTGTGGAGCATTGGATTGAGTGTTGCATGGATGTTTGTTGGCAGATGGATAATGATCCACTTAATTAAGGATGATGCTTACCTGACTTTTCTTGATGCGTCTATTATCATCAGAACGGCTATTTCATTTCTAATGATTGGTTGCATGGCAATAGTGAGTGTATTATGGTACACGTTGCAGGAACAGAACGAAAATGAGCAACGCAAAGCAGATGCAATCAGGTTATCACGTGACGCGGAATTATTTAACCTTCGGCAACAACTGCAGCCGCATTTTTTATTCAACAGCCTTAATTCAATCAATGCATTGATTGGATCAAGACCGGGTGAAGCACGAAAAATGATTCAGCAGCTTGCTGACTTTTTAAGAGGGACGTTAAAAAAAGAGGAACAACAATGGATTATGCTTGCAGATGAACTGACTCACCTTCAGTTATATCTTGATATAGAAAAAGTAAGGTTCGGCCACAGGTTGATGACAGAAATACTTTCTGATGAAGAAAGCAACCAGCTCAGGCTTCCGTCATTGTTATTGCAACCAATAGTGGAGAATGCTATAAAGTTTGGATTGTATGATACCACAGGTGCAATTACCATTTCAATCCGTGCAAGAAAAGAAAACATGGAATTGATAGTAACAGTACAAAATCCATATGATCCGCAGACTTCTTCCGCAGCCACCGGAACAGGCTTTGGATTGAAATCTGTTCAACGGCGTTTATATTTGTTGTTTGCACGCAACGATCTTTTGATTACAGTAACTGAAGATCAGCTTTTCACTACCATCATTAAAATCCCGCAACAGTATGATTAA
- a CDS encoding LytTR family transcriptional regulator DNA-binding domain-containing protein yields MIKTIIIDDEPLARSMVMEYLQAYPEISVVQECNDGFEGLKAIQHQQPDLVFLDIQMPKINGFEMLELIDQPPAVIFTTAFEEYAIRAFDAHAIDYLLKPFSKDRFDQAMKKWLDQWKAGTLKSSIVASKEVALNLPAAQHRIVVKVAGKIKIIPIHDIQYLEAADDYVKINTAEGYFLKNKTMNYFEQVMDAQQFVRTHRSFMVNVQQINRIDPYEKEGHLAILKGGQKIPVSKNGYGKLKQVLGL; encoded by the coding sequence ATGATTAAAACAATCATCATTGATGATGAACCGCTGGCAAGATCAATGGTGATGGAATATCTTCAGGCGTATCCTGAAATTTCAGTAGTTCAGGAATGCAACGATGGCTTTGAAGGATTGAAAGCCATTCAACACCAGCAACCGGATTTGGTTTTTCTCGACATTCAAATGCCGAAGATCAACGGTTTTGAAATGCTGGAGCTGATTGATCAACCACCTGCGGTAATTTTTACAACGGCATTTGAAGAATACGCTATTCGTGCATTTGATGCGCATGCAATTGATTATTTGTTGAAGCCATTCAGTAAAGATCGTTTTGATCAGGCAATGAAAAAATGGTTGGATCAGTGGAAGGCGGGCACTTTGAAAAGTAGTATTGTAGCCTCAAAGGAGGTCGCATTAAACTTACCTGCTGCGCAGCACCGCATTGTTGTAAAAGTAGCGGGCAAAATAAAGATCATTCCCATTCACGACATTCAATATCTTGAAGCGGCGGATGATTATGTTAAAATAAATACCGCTGAAGGATATTTCCTAAAAAATAAAACGATGAATTATTTTGAACAGGTGATGGATGCGCAACAGTTTGTCCGTACACACCGCTCGTTCATGGTAAATGTGCAACAGATTAACAGGATTGATCCGTATGAAAAAGAAGGTCACCTTGCGATATTAAAAGGAGGGCAAAAAATTCCGGTGAGCAAAAATGGATATGGAAAATTGAAGCAAGTGCTAGGATTGTAA
- a CDS encoding class I SAM-dependent methyltransferase, producing MKDNFSANSDQYALFRPGYPKEIFDFLIPILSHRNRAWDVATGNGQLANMLAGYFEEVMATDISRNQLKHASQRSNIIYKVERAEKSSFKSASFDLITVAQAIHWFQFDKFYDEVKRTLKPDGIIAIIGYPLCHINVEVDALIRLFYNQKLHGCWDPERKYLDDLYTTIPFPFTELPTPSFEMEYKWKLDELTGFLNTWSGVQHYIRKHGNNPVIELRMQLEKIWPEQEKKQVHFPVILRVGRNL from the coding sequence TTGAAAGACAATTTCTCCGCAAATTCTGATCAATACGCTTTATTCAGGCCTGGTTACCCAAAAGAAATATTTGATTTTCTAATTCCAATTCTTTCTCATCGCAATCGTGCATGGGATGTTGCCACAGGAAATGGTCAGTTAGCAAATATGCTTGCCGGTTATTTTGAGGAAGTAATGGCAACAGATATCAGCCGGAACCAGTTGAAACATGCCTCGCAACGCAGCAATATCATTTACAAAGTGGAACGTGCAGAAAAATCTTCATTTAAATCCGCTTCTTTCGATCTCATTACTGTTGCCCAGGCAATTCATTGGTTTCAATTCGATAAATTTTACGATGAAGTGAAACGAACATTAAAACCTGATGGAATCATTGCGATAATTGGATATCCATTGTGCCACATCAATGTGGAGGTGGATGCTTTGATCCGGCTTTTTTACAATCAGAAATTGCACGGTTGCTGGGATCCGGAGAGAAAATACCTGGATGATTTGTATACTACCATTCCATTTCCGTTTACTGAATTACCTACTCCTTCCTTTGAGATGGAGTATAAATGGAAACTGGATGAACTTACAGGTTTTCTGAACACCTGGTCCGGCGTGCAACATTATATCAGAAAGCACGGAAACAATCCTGTAATTGAATTACGAATGCAACTGGAAAAAATCTGGCCGGAGCAGGAAAAGAAGCAAGTACATTTCCCGGTTATTTTAAGAGTGGGAAGAAATTTATGA